The following proteins are co-located in the Bradyrhizobium sp. AZCC 2176 genome:
- a CDS encoding DMT family transporter — protein sequence MNRTQSKTLAALWMAGWLSLMLIIAVAGREAAREINVFQLLEMRSILGFLMLYPLIRAAGGFAAMKTTRLPQHVARNLIHYGAGLGWFFALTLIPIGQVVAIEFTMPIWTAILAATFLGERMTIWKIAAIVLGIVGVVMIVRPATSEVDPGQLIALGAAVGFGVSVAMVKSLTRTEQTLSIMFWMLVVQSAAGLLPALYVWTWPPTHLWGWVVVIAFCGTFSHYCMARAMLHADATVVIPMDFLRVPLSAAAGWLIYSERLDLFTVLGAALILTGNLLNLKPNPSTKASARN from the coding sequence ATGAACCGCACACAATCCAAAACCCTGGCCGCGCTGTGGATGGCCGGCTGGCTCAGCCTGATGCTGATCATTGCGGTCGCCGGACGCGAGGCGGCGCGCGAGATCAACGTGTTCCAGCTCCTGGAGATGCGCTCGATCCTCGGCTTTCTGATGCTGTACCCGCTGATCCGCGCCGCGGGCGGATTTGCCGCGATGAAGACGACACGACTGCCGCAGCACGTGGCGCGCAACCTCATTCATTACGGTGCGGGGCTCGGCTGGTTCTTTGCACTCACATTGATTCCGATCGGCCAGGTGGTGGCCATCGAATTCACCATGCCGATCTGGACCGCGATCCTCGCCGCGACCTTTCTCGGCGAGCGCATGACAATCTGGAAGATCGCCGCGATCGTGCTCGGTATCGTCGGCGTCGTCATGATCGTTCGCCCCGCCACCAGCGAGGTAGATCCGGGGCAGTTGATCGCGCTGGGCGCCGCAGTCGGCTTCGGCGTATCGGTCGCGATGGTCAAATCGCTCACCCGGACCGAGCAGACGCTCTCGATCATGTTCTGGATGCTGGTGGTGCAATCGGCGGCAGGTCTCCTTCCCGCGCTCTATGTCTGGACGTGGCCGCCGACCCATCTCTGGGGCTGGGTCGTGGTGATCGCGTTTTGCGGCACGTTCTCTCACTACTGCATGGCGCGCGCGATGCTGCATGCCGATGCCACCGTGGTGATCCCGATGGATTTTCTGCGGGTTCCCCTGAGCGCCGCCGCCGGCTGGCTGATCTATTCGGAACGGCTCGATCTGTTCACCGTGCTCGGCGCCGCGCTGATCCTCACCGGCAATCTGTTGAACCTGAAACCGAATCCTTCGACTAAGGCATCCGCCCGAAATTGA